The Laspinema palackyanum D2c genome segment GGCGATCGCAAAACCGTGATGGTGGCACCCCGAGAGGGATTATCGGGATGTGGTCATCAGGTGATTACCGATCGCCCCATTCACGTTGATCGCCGGTCCGCCAGGGAATATGCGATCGGTGGAACCCCTGCCGATTGTACTCGCATCGCCCTCTCTTGTCTCTGTCCCGATGCCGCTTGGGTCCTCTCGGGGATCAACAATGGCGGGAATCTCGGCATCGATGTTTACCTCTCCGGAACCGTTGCCGCAGTCCGAGAAGCTGCCATCCACGGCATTCCCGCCGTCGCCATTTCTCAATATCGCAAAGGCGGACGCCTGGTGGAGTGGGAACGAACCACCCAATTGGCGATCGCCGTCTTGCAGGAATTATTTGATCGCCCTCTTGAACCCGGCACCTTTTGGAACGTGAATCTCCCCTTTCTTGAACCCGACGAACCGGAACCGCAGATTGTATTTTGTCAACCCTCGACTCAACCTCTGCCGGTTAAATATCGCATCGAAGACGAGTATTACTATTATGAAGGGGTTTACGGCTTGCGCGATCGCACCCCCGGTACCGATGTCGATGTCTGCTTTTCCGGGAATATCGCCGTTACCCTTTTGGGATTGTAGGACGACTGCAAACAAAAAAGGGCAGTCTCTTTCTACGGTACAATAAGCCTTGACAACAAAAAAGAGTAACAATCATGCGGATATTAATGATGGGTGGTACCCGGTTTATCGGGGTTTATCTCACTAAAATTTTAGTTGAACAAGGACATTCCGTTGTTCTTTTCAATCGCGGGAATAAACCCGCCCCAGTGGAGGGAGTCGAGCAAATTCACGGCGATCGCACCGATGAATCTCAACTCAAAGAGAAACTCGCCTCCGAACAATTTGATGCCATTTTCGACAATAACGGACGGGAACTCAGCGATACCAAACCCCTGGCTGATTTGTTTAACGGCAAAGTTAAACATTTTGTATATATGAGTTCGGCAGGGGTCTATCTCAAGTCCGACCAAATGCCCCATCGAGAAGGGGATGCCGTTGACCCGAAGAGTCGGCATAAAGGCAAAAACGATACGGAAACCTATCTTTCCCAGCAGGGATTACCGTTTACGTCTATTCGTCCGACCTATATTTATGGGCCTCAGAATTATAATCCCTTAGAAGGGTGGTTTTTTGACCGGATCGTCCGCGATCGCCCCATCGCCATTCCCGGAAATGGGTTTCACATTACCCAACTCGGTCACTGTTACGATTTAGCCAATGCAATGGCAGCAGTCCTGGGTAATGAAACGGCGATCGGGCAGATTTATAATATTTCCGGCGATCGATATGTCACCTTTGACGGATTAGCCCGCGCCTGTGCAGAAGCAGCCGGAAAATCCGAGGTAAAGCTGATTCATTACGACCCCAAACAATTTGATTTTGGCAAACGCAAAGCCTTTCCGATGCGGGTACAACACTTCTTTGCAGATGTCAGTAAAGCCATGCAAGACCTGAATTGGCAACCCCAATTTGACCTAGTTTCCGGGTTAAAAGATTCTTTTCAAAATGATTACTTAGCCAACGGTGCAGACAAAGCAGAAATAGACTTTTCGGTAGATGATGAAATTATCAATACCCTAAGTTAATGCCGAGTTTATGATGTTCGTAGTAACGACTTGCTGTCGTTTCTTTCTTAAGTTCCTAGTAACGACTTGCTGTCGTTTCTTTCTTAAGTTCGTAGTAACGACTTGCTGTCGTTTCCGGGTTCGGAGTATCAAGATAAACCGACGGGAATTTAAAGGATCTTTTAGCAATGCCGGTTGTGACTACTGGAGATAACGACTGAAGTCGTTACTACGAACACCGCAGCGAACGACTGAAGTCGTTACTACGAACGGGGAATAAATAAAAAAATAGAGGTGTATTTATTACACCTCTATTACCGAATTATTAATCGTAACTCAGTAATATATGCGGAGCATTTTATTGTTCCATGAGTTGTTCTAAGCGGGTTCTGACTTCTTGTTGAAGTTCGGGATTTTTTTGAATGGCACTCCCGATTTCATTCAGGCGTTCCATATTGAGTCCAAGACTGGCGATCGCTTGCTCTTGTCTCGCCTGAGACTCCTCTTGAATTTGCTTACCTTCTTCCATGATTTGAGCAAATTTTTGCTGTTCTTCTGGAGAAATATTGAGTTCTGATTGAGCGGCAGGATTACCTTGTCCTTGAACGGTAGCTTGATAAATTTCTGCAAACCGTTCTTGGCTAAACCCTTGACCTTCGATGGTTTGTACTATTCTTTCTTGAAACTGT includes the following:
- the surE gene encoding 5'/3'-nucleotidase SurE, which codes for MTLILTNDDGIEAPGIQALLNAVGDRKTVMVAPREGLSGCGHQVITDRPIHVDRRSAREYAIGGTPADCTRIALSCLCPDAAWVLSGINNGGNLGIDVYLSGTVAAVREAAIHGIPAVAISQYRKGGRLVEWERTTQLAIAVLQELFDRPLEPGTFWNVNLPFLEPDEPEPQIVFCQPSTQPLPVKYRIEDEYYYYEGVYGLRDRTPGTDVDVCFSGNIAVTLLGL
- a CDS encoding NAD-dependent epimerase/dehydratase family protein yields the protein MRILMMGGTRFIGVYLTKILVEQGHSVVLFNRGNKPAPVEGVEQIHGDRTDESQLKEKLASEQFDAIFDNNGRELSDTKPLADLFNGKVKHFVYMSSAGVYLKSDQMPHREGDAVDPKSRHKGKNDTETYLSQQGLPFTSIRPTYIYGPQNYNPLEGWFFDRIVRDRPIAIPGNGFHITQLGHCYDLANAMAAVLGNETAIGQIYNISGDRYVTFDGLARACAEAAGKSEVKLIHYDPKQFDFGKRKAFPMRVQHFFADVSKAMQDLNWQPQFDLVSGLKDSFQNDYLANGADKAEIDFSVDDEIINTLS
- a CDS encoding DUF4168 domain-containing protein, encoding MLKRVLTASSIVVLLLIGMLPPAYAQTPENSPQTPMETLDSSQINDEELDKFSRAIFQLLTIEQQFQERIVQTIEGQGFSQERFAEIYQATVQGQGNPAAQSELNISPEEQQKFAQIMEEGKQIQEESQARQEQAIASLGLNMERLNEIGSAIQKNPELQQEVRTRLEQLMEQ